A genomic stretch from Edaphobacter aggregans includes:
- a CDS encoding heavy metal translocating P-type ATPase — translation MAVVHERNTPADLSQIAEAGIHLPEPTDTHEEQDDEHGFEIADILRVIFVAVAAAAVWCHLWEPFHRVSVIGLAATLIGGYPIFKEAFENIIERRMTMELSMTIALVSALAIGEFFTALVITAFVLGAEILEGLTVGRGRRAIQDMLDFLSQIASVLRNDQVIEVDTNTILPGEIVLIRPGSRIPVDGHVVSGHSFVEQAAITGEPMPSEKTIGSEVYAGTINQAGTLQVRVDRLGKETTFGKIIEAVENAEHSRAPIQKTADRLAGYLVYFALGAAVLTFILTHNIRSTISVIIVAGACGIAAGTPLAILGAIGRAARHGSIIKGGIYLEALGQLDTVFLDKTGTLTYGVPLVTKISTGPGISERTLLEAAGSAERNSEHPLGRAIVRFAEQQRITIVEPEHFEYRIGRGVLASLDGEQAVVGSRALFKELGIALPQHAGTADGTEILVARGGRYHGSVLVTDQLRPSAIAAVKALQEMKIKVILLTGDTRGAAETVADHLGIVQVYPELLPQQKASFIAEQVRKGRTVAMLGDGINDAPALSEATVGVAMSAGTDVARESADVVLIGNDLTKFVETVQVARNCRRIILQNFYGTLIVDTAGIGLAAAGFLNPLLATFIHVASELTFILNSTRLLPPREKGKVADSQQEPAHV, via the coding sequence ATGGCTGTCGTACATGAAAGAAACACACCGGCTGATCTTAGCCAGATCGCTGAAGCTGGCATCCATCTGCCAGAGCCCACGGATACCCACGAAGAACAGGACGATGAGCACGGTTTTGAAATCGCAGATATTCTCCGTGTCATCTTTGTAGCGGTTGCCGCCGCAGCGGTGTGGTGCCATCTTTGGGAGCCATTTCATCGGGTCAGCGTAATTGGACTGGCGGCCACGCTGATCGGCGGCTACCCGATCTTCAAAGAGGCGTTTGAGAACATCATCGAGCGACGCATGACGATGGAGCTTTCCATGACCATTGCGCTCGTCTCCGCGCTGGCAATCGGAGAATTCTTTACCGCGCTGGTCATTACCGCCTTCGTGTTGGGAGCGGAAATCCTCGAAGGACTCACCGTAGGCCGCGGACGGCGCGCTATTCAGGACATGCTGGATTTCCTTTCCCAAATTGCCAGCGTGCTGCGCAATGATCAAGTCATTGAAGTGGACACGAATACGATTCTTCCGGGCGAGATTGTCCTGATTCGGCCCGGCAGCCGTATTCCAGTTGATGGTCATGTCGTGAGCGGGCACTCCTTTGTCGAACAGGCCGCTATCACCGGCGAGCCGATGCCGAGCGAAAAGACAATAGGCAGCGAGGTCTACGCCGGCACCATCAATCAGGCGGGTACGCTCCAGGTTCGTGTCGATCGCCTGGGCAAAGAGACGACCTTCGGCAAGATCATTGAAGCGGTCGAGAATGCCGAGCACTCGCGCGCTCCCATTCAAAAGACGGCGGACCGGCTCGCCGGATATCTGGTCTATTTCGCACTCGGAGCAGCGGTGCTCACCTTCATCCTCACCCACAACATCCGATCCACGATCTCCGTCATCATTGTGGCCGGGGCATGCGGTATCGCCGCGGGCACGCCGCTTGCCATCCTGGGCGCGATCGGGCGCGCTGCACGGCATGGCTCGATCATCAAGGGCGGGATTTATCTGGAAGCACTGGGGCAATTGGATACCGTCTTCCTCGATAAGACAGGCACTTTGACCTATGGAGTACCTTTGGTCACAAAAATCAGTACCGGGCCGGGAATTTCGGAGCGAACATTGCTCGAAGCAGCGGGCAGCGCTGAAAGAAACTCGGAGCATCCACTTGGCCGTGCCATTGTCCGGTTCGCCGAGCAGCAGAGGATTACCATCGTCGAGCCCGAGCACTTCGAGTATCGAATTGGCCGCGGCGTGCTGGCCTCGCTCGATGGCGAACAGGCAGTAGTTGGGAGTCGGGCCTTATTCAAGGAACTCGGAATTGCATTGCCTCAACACGCTGGAACCGCCGACGGAACGGAGATCCTCGTCGCGCGGGGAGGTCGCTACCATGGTTCTGTGCTGGTCACAGACCAACTGCGCCCCAGTGCCATTGCCGCGGTCAAGGCCCTCCAGGAAATGAAAATCAAAGTCATCTTGTTGACAGGAGACACAAGAGGAGCAGCTGAAACCGTAGCCGATCATCTTGGCATCGTTCAGGTCTATCCCGAGTTGCTTCCTCAGCAGAAGGCAAGTTTCATCGCGGAGCAGGTGCGTAAAGGTCGCACCGTGGCGATGCTCGGAGACGGCATCAACGATGCGCCCGCACTCAGCGAAGCAACTGTCGGCGTCGCCATGAGCGCGGGTACAGACGTGGCCCGGGAGAGCGCGGATGTCGTGCTGATCGGCAACGATCTGACGAAGTTCGTCGAGACAGTTCAAGTCGCGCGAAACTGCCGCCGTATCATCCTGCAAAACTTCTACGGGACGCTCATTGTCGATACCGCAGGAATCGGTCTGGCTGCAGCCGGATTCCTCAATCCGCTTCTAGCGACGTTTATCCATGTTGCATCAGAACTGACATTCATCCTGAATTCGACGCGCCTACTGCCTCCGAGGGAGAAAGGCAAGGTTGCCGACAGTCAGCAGGAGCCGGCACATGTCTGA
- a CDS encoding TonB-dependent receptor, with protein MCRPILTRLPLLLFSLALLVTGALAQGTSGNLTGTVTDPSGAVVPGVTVQLLNPVSGYERTTKTDAAGTYHFYNVPYNPYRLVFNVTGFSSATQTVDIASGVPVTVSIRLGVETTSTSVTVETGSDLIENDPTAHTDVDRHIIDRLPLESQSSSLSSLVTLASPGVAADSNGLFHGLGDHAQNSFSVDGQPITDQQSKVFSNQLPMEAVQSLTVISGAPPAEFGDKTSLVIVATTRSGQGVTTPHGSIYGSYGTFGSANGGGDLSYGNTHWGNFLAVSGLNTGRFLDGPEFTVIHSRGNQQNIFDRVDYQFSDKSSVHTNLQYTRSWFQTPNSFDTSAVLDQFGNPVGPADQRSKIETYNIAPTYTRIINKDTIFNFGGFVRKDAFNYFPSNNPLADLGPIQQETVAQTRSLTNAGLRTDLSYIKGIHNMKFGAVYEQTYLRENNNIGVIDPTLNSPCLDADGNPVIGFNDPSKCPSSLGYQPNAGFNPILLPIDLTRGGTIYSWHGQTAVKQLAMYVQDQITAGNWVFNVGIRGDLYNGLSVERQAQPRVGTSYTIKQTNTVLRLSYARTMETPFNENLVLSVKGCVDPVLQAVFETLGQCTPAPFNPGFRNEFHAGLQQAFGRHLVFSGDYIWKYTHNAYDFSVLGATPITFPIEWHNSKIPGYALRVSVPETHGISAFVVMSSVAARFFNPQIGGVGATVSTPGGLPFRIDHDEKFNQTTHLQYTLPFRKSTWLGFNWRYDNGLVAGAVPCYNTIGLNTGCGSTSITLPNGQPGIDLSGLTPDQQFQAGLACDGIRATPTSGFTQCDANGLTSSLINIPKPNTEDDDHNPQRIAPRNLFDIALGEDNLFHGDRYKVGLRLSAINVTNKFALYNFLSTFSGTHYVSPRAFTGQVSLNF; from the coding sequence ATGTGCAGGCCTATTCTCACTCGACTTCCATTACTTCTTTTCTCACTGGCTCTTCTTGTTACTGGAGCACTGGCCCAGGGCACCTCAGGCAATTTGACTGGCACAGTGACAGACCCCAGCGGAGCGGTTGTACCTGGCGTCACCGTTCAGCTTTTGAATCCCGTCAGCGGATACGAACGCACAACGAAGACGGATGCGGCCGGAACGTATCACTTCTATAACGTCCCCTATAACCCTTACCGCCTCGTCTTTAACGTGACCGGCTTCAGCAGCGCGACTCAAACGGTAGACATTGCCTCCGGCGTGCCTGTGACGGTGTCAATTCGCCTCGGTGTCGAGACGACTTCCACCAGCGTCACGGTAGAAACCGGCTCTGACCTGATCGAGAACGATCCGACCGCCCATACGGATGTGGACCGTCACATCATCGATCGCCTTCCCCTCGAGAGCCAGTCGTCTTCACTCAGTTCGCTCGTGACGCTGGCCTCTCCCGGTGTTGCCGCTGACTCCAACGGCCTCTTCCATGGTCTCGGCGATCATGCCCAAAACTCCTTCTCTGTGGACGGACAGCCGATCACGGACCAGCAGAGCAAGGTGTTTTCCAACCAACTCCCCATGGAAGCCGTTCAGTCGCTCACGGTCATCAGCGGAGCGCCACCCGCTGAGTTCGGAGACAAAACCAGCCTCGTCATCGTTGCCACCACCCGCTCCGGCCAGGGTGTTACGACACCCCACGGCAGTATCTACGGTTCTTACGGAACCTTCGGTAGCGCGAACGGCGGAGGCGATCTCTCATACGGCAACACCCACTGGGGTAACTTCCTCGCGGTCAGCGGTTTGAATACCGGCCGCTTTCTCGATGGCCCCGAGTTCACGGTCATACACAGTAGGGGCAACCAACAAAACATCTTTGATCGTGTGGACTACCAGTTCTCGGATAAATCTTCCGTCCACACCAACCTGCAATACACCCGCTCCTGGTTCCAGACACCGAATTCCTTCGACACATCCGCGGTTTTAGATCAGTTCGGCAACCCGGTTGGGCCTGCGGATCAACGCTCCAAGATCGAGACCTACAACATAGCACCAACTTACACGCGCATCATCAATAAGGATACGATCTTCAACTTCGGCGGCTTCGTCCGCAAGGACGCCTTCAACTACTTCCCCAGCAATAATCCACTGGCCGATCTCGGCCCCATCCAGCAGGAGACCGTCGCACAGACCCGTTCGTTGACCAACGCCGGCCTGCGCACCGATCTCTCGTACATCAAGGGCATCCACAACATGAAGTTTGGCGCTGTGTATGAACAGACCTACCTTCGCGAGAACAACAACATCGGCGTCATCGATCCGACACTGAACTCGCCCTGCCTGGACGCGGACGGCAATCCGGTGATCGGCTTCAACGACCCTAGCAAGTGCCCTTCCTCGCTCGGCTACCAGCCGAACGCAGGCTTCAATCCAATCCTTCTGCCGATTGACCTCACTCGCGGTGGCACCATCTATTCTTGGCATGGCCAGACAGCTGTCAAGCAGCTAGCCATGTACGTGCAGGATCAGATCACCGCCGGCAACTGGGTCTTCAATGTCGGTATTCGCGGTGATCTTTACAACGGTCTCTCCGTCGAGCGTCAGGCTCAGCCCCGTGTCGGAACCTCCTACACCATCAAGCAGACCAACACGGTACTGCGCCTCTCCTACGCAAGAACCATGGAAACCCCCTTCAATGAGAATCTGGTCCTCTCGGTTAAGGGCTGTGTTGATCCTGTACTGCAGGCTGTCTTCGAAACGCTCGGCCAGTGCACTCCGGCGCCGTTCAATCCGGGCTTCCGGAATGAGTTCCACGCCGGCCTGCAGCAGGCGTTCGGCAGGCATCTCGTCTTTAGCGGAGACTACATCTGGAAGTACACGCACAACGCCTATGACTTCAGCGTGCTGGGCGCAACCCCCATTACCTTCCCCATCGAATGGCATAACTCGAAGATCCCGGGCTATGCGCTCCGTGTGAGCGTTCCCGAAACGCATGGCATCAGCGCCTTCGTCGTAATGTCGTCAGTAGCGGCGCGCTTCTTCAATCCGCAGATCGGCGGCGTAGGCGCAACCGTCAGCACTCCAGGCGGCTTGCCGTTCCGCATCGATCACGACGAGAAATTCAACCAGACCACGCACCTGCAGTACACCTTGCCCTTCCGCAAGAGCACCTGGCTCGGCTTCAACTGGCGTTATGACAACGGTCTCGTCGCAGGCGCGGTGCCCTGCTACAACACTATCGGCCTCAACACGGGCTGCGGAAGCACCTCCATCACCCTGCCTAATGGCCAGCCGGGAATCGACCTGAGCGGCCTTACGCCTGACCAGCAGTTCCAGGCAGGACTGGCCTGCGACGGCATAAGAGCCACACCCACCTCAGGCTTTACGCAGTGCGATGCGAACGGTCTCACCTCAAGTCTCATCAATATCCCAAAACCCAACACTGAGGATGATGACCACAACCCGCAGCGAATCGCGCCACGAAACCTCTTTGACATCGCACTTGGAGAAGACAATCTCTTTCATGGCGACAGATACAAAGTCGGGCTTCGTCTTAGCGCAATTAACGTCACCAATAAATTCGCCCTCTACAACTTCCTCTCCACCTTCTCGGGAACCCACTATGTCTCGCCCCGGGCCTTCACCGGACAGGTAAGTTTAAACTTCTAA
- a CDS encoding GH92 family glycosyl hydrolase produces the protein MKHVKPHEKWSISRRSFAKGSILALAGSWLRCRLRGEPLKKPDRASRFINPFIGASTSELLGAGKTFPGSTTPFGMVQLSPDTITGGLKGPGNPFEGDNGPGYSYEHTTIEGFSFTHMSGVGWYGDFGNLQVMPTTGPMKLDSGRINHPDKGWRSTYSHANESAEANYYAVMLEKYGIRAELTAAPRAGMLRFSYPKDETARIQLNLARRIGGTSTRQSVKVVGDRAIEGWMRCPSAGGGWGNGEGNVSYTIYFHMEFSRPLEHYGVWKIDIPDNAFPVQQGLATSYFYTDEYQDLVTRGEVLRGCNEYEGNHIGFFAEFPSLFIDEKVVVKSGISFVSVDGARKNLAREIPGWDFEETRRKGVALWDDALSAIQIEGALEFESKIFYTALYHSMIDPRVISDIDGNYVGGDGKIHTATRYTPRTIFSGWDVYRGEFPLLTLLNATIVNDEINSLVNLAESTGKGYLERWEIMNSYSGCMDGDPATSVILDAYSKGITGFDIDQAYAAARQTAAGPNGFTNRPENSFYIEHGYVPDQPSSPGVSWTLDNSYFDWCMASLALALGKKDDAQMFAGRAANYKNIYDPSVGSMRGKNAKGDWIPWLGKTTFGQGCTESNPLQQTWFVPHDVFGLIELMGGGESFSEQLEAFFEKTPSSFGWNEYYNHANEPVHHTPYLFVYAGKPWLTQKWVRRILTNAYHNDVNGICGNDDVGQMSAWYVLSSMGFYPVCPGEGIYILGSPLFPKVRLQLDKKWYKEATFAITAENQAPNHPYIQSAKLNGKPLSRAWIRHSEIAAGGTLEFVMGAAPNKEWATRSEDLPPRASL, from the coding sequence ATGAAGCACGTTAAGCCACATGAAAAGTGGTCGATATCGAGGAGATCGTTTGCGAAGGGCTCCATCTTGGCTCTCGCGGGGTCATGGCTAAGGTGCCGATTACGTGGGGAACCCCTGAAAAAGCCGGATCGCGCATCGCGCTTTATCAATCCATTCATCGGAGCAAGCACCAGCGAATTGCTGGGAGCGGGCAAGACTTTTCCAGGTTCCACGACGCCATTTGGCATGGTACAACTCAGTCCGGATACGATTACTGGGGGCCTTAAAGGACCTGGTAACCCGTTCGAAGGCGATAACGGTCCTGGATACTCTTACGAACACACAACGATTGAAGGCTTCAGCTTTACGCACATGAGCGGTGTGGGGTGGTATGGTGATTTCGGCAATCTGCAGGTGATGCCGACGACCGGCCCCATGAAACTGGACAGTGGGCGGATCAACCATCCCGATAAGGGCTGGCGTTCCACCTACAGTCACGCAAACGAAAGCGCTGAAGCAAACTACTACGCAGTAATGCTTGAGAAATATGGAATCCGGGCCGAGCTGACTGCAGCGCCCCGCGCGGGAATGCTCCGCTTCAGCTATCCGAAGGATGAGACGGCGCGCATTCAATTGAATCTGGCGCGCCGGATCGGAGGCACTTCAACACGCCAGTCTGTAAAAGTGGTGGGAGATCGAGCGATCGAGGGTTGGATGCGCTGCCCCTCCGCCGGTGGCGGTTGGGGCAACGGTGAGGGCAATGTAAGCTACACCATCTACTTCCACATGGAGTTCTCAAGGCCACTTGAACACTACGGTGTTTGGAAGATCGACATTCCTGACAATGCATTTCCCGTGCAACAGGGACTGGCGACGTCATATTTCTATACCGACGAGTATCAGGACCTTGTGACGCGAGGAGAGGTGCTGCGCGGTTGTAACGAGTATGAAGGCAATCATATCGGCTTCTTCGCCGAGTTTCCTTCGCTTTTCATCGACGAAAAAGTGGTGGTGAAGTCGGGCATCAGTTTTGTCAGCGTGGACGGCGCTCGCAAGAATTTGGCCCGCGAGATACCGGGATGGGATTTCGAAGAGACGCGCCGCAAGGGCGTTGCGCTGTGGGATGACGCATTGAGTGCCATACAGATCGAGGGTGCATTGGAGTTTGAAAGCAAGATTTTCTACACTGCCCTGTACCACTCGATGATCGATCCGCGTGTGATCTCGGACATCGACGGCAATTATGTGGGTGGCGACGGCAAGATACACACTGCGACGAGATACACGCCGCGGACGATCTTTAGTGGGTGGGATGTCTATCGCGGAGAATTCCCGCTTCTGACTCTGCTCAATGCGACTATAGTCAACGACGAAATTAATTCACTCGTTAACCTCGCAGAGTCCACCGGGAAGGGATATCTCGAACGCTGGGAGATTATGAATTCCTATAGCGGGTGCATGGATGGGGATCCGGCAACCTCTGTGATTCTTGATGCATATTCGAAGGGAATCACGGGATTCGACATTGACCAAGCATACGCCGCAGCTAGGCAGACAGCCGCGGGGCCGAACGGATTTACTAACCGTCCTGAGAATAGTTTTTATATTGAGCATGGGTATGTGCCAGATCAGCCATCCTCACCGGGAGTTTCCTGGACCCTGGATAACTCATATTTCGATTGGTGCATGGCTAGTCTGGCTCTGGCGTTGGGCAAGAAAGATGACGCCCAAATGTTTGCAGGCCGCGCAGCAAACTACAAGAATATCTACGATCCGAGCGTTGGGAGTATGCGTGGGAAAAACGCCAAGGGCGACTGGATTCCGTGGCTGGGCAAGACTACATTTGGCCAAGGGTGCACAGAGAGCAATCCACTACAGCAAACGTGGTTCGTTCCGCATGATGTCTTCGGACTTATCGAACTGATGGGGGGCGGGGAGTCGTTCTCCGAGCAATTGGAGGCGTTCTTTGAAAAGACCCCGTCATCCTTCGGCTGGAACGAATACTACAATCATGCAAATGAACCTGTGCACCATACTCCGTACCTCTTTGTTTATGCTGGCAAACCTTGGCTTACGCAAAAGTGGGTACGCCGTATCCTGACGAATGCTTACCACAACGATGTTAATGGAATCTGCGGTAATGACGATGTGGGCCAGATGTCTGCCTGGTATGTCCTAAGCTCAATGGGCTTTTATCCTGTGTGTCCTGGAGAAGGAATCTATATTCTTGGAAGTCCACTTTTTCCGAAAGTCAGGCTTCAGTTGGATAAGAAATGGTACAAGGAAGCAACTTTTGCGATCACGGCAGAGAATCAGGCGCCCAACCACCCGTATATTCAGAGTGCAAAGTTAAATGGAAAGCCACTGTCGCGTGCGTGGATTCGGCACAGTGAGATTGCGGCGGGTGGCACACTGGAGTTCGTAATGGGCGCTGCGCCGAATAAAGAGTGGGCGACACGGAGTGAAGATCTCCCGCCAAGAGCATCCCTGTGA
- a CDS encoding class I mannose-6-phosphate isomerase, translating to MRRETNYERFPICTVSQSGSESWEGWHKILERLKVFAAREQCTILFECYPGVFEKALTSALVEGMRPSGLIVTSDLFKSHSEIELMVSSVLGDDPVFGSMNGFEIEDFFDDAKLVGAREQVKNWKHGLLIIVGTGASLLSAEPSLLVYADMTRWEIQQRQRQKTVGNLGADNLQESSGQKYKRAFFVDWRAADHLKKSLLEKIDFWLDTNGDIPKLVTGRAVRDGLKQIAHRPFRVVPYFDPGPWGGHWMEKVCGLPPGMPNYAWCFDCVPEENSLLLSFGGTCIEIPAMNLTLLYPRELLGEAVFSRFGAEFPIRFDFLDTMGGGNLSLQVHPKTQFIREHFGMQYTQDESYYLLDAGDDASVYLGLKTDTDRKAMIRELKTAQDDRVSFGAETYVNRFPAKKHDHFLIPAGTIHCSGRNSMVLEISATPYIFTFKLWDWGRLGLDGLPRPIHLEHGLANIVWNRDTEWVGKNLINRIEPMGEGTGWREERTGLHELEFIETRRHWFTSPTPHDTLDTVNVLNLVEGEEAIVESPTGAFDPFVVHYAETFIVPAAVGRYRISPIGRSDRKACATIKAFVRNGWPHVQPLAERLSRP from the coding sequence ATGCGACGAGAGACGAACTACGAAAGATTTCCCATCTGTACGGTTAGCCAGTCTGGATCGGAAAGTTGGGAAGGTTGGCACAAAATCCTGGAACGGTTAAAGGTTTTCGCTGCGCGAGAACAATGCACAATATTGTTCGAATGTTATCCGGGGGTATTTGAGAAGGCACTTACCAGCGCCCTGGTGGAGGGCATGCGGCCGTCGGGCCTGATCGTCACCTCGGACCTATTTAAGAGTCATTCTGAAATCGAGTTGATGGTATCGAGCGTGCTAGGCGACGATCCTGTATTCGGCAGCATGAATGGATTTGAAATTGAGGATTTTTTCGATGACGCGAAACTCGTCGGCGCACGCGAACAGGTCAAAAACTGGAAACATGGACTTTTGATCATTGTCGGCACCGGTGCGTCCCTACTTTCTGCAGAACCAAGTCTGCTCGTCTATGCGGATATGACTCGTTGGGAGATCCAGCAGCGACAACGACAGAAAACGGTCGGGAATCTAGGAGCCGACAATCTGCAGGAAAGCTCAGGACAGAAATACAAACGGGCGTTTTTCGTCGATTGGCGTGCTGCTGACCATCTAAAGAAATCACTATTGGAGAAGATCGATTTTTGGCTTGACACGAACGGAGATATTCCGAAACTCGTGACAGGACGCGCCGTACGGGATGGGCTTAAACAGATTGCCCATCGCCCATTTCGTGTGGTTCCCTATTTCGATCCAGGGCCGTGGGGCGGCCATTGGATGGAGAAGGTTTGTGGTCTTCCTCCGGGGATGCCAAATTATGCGTGGTGTTTCGACTGTGTACCCGAGGAAAACAGTTTGCTGCTCTCCTTCGGAGGGACGTGCATCGAGATTCCAGCCATGAACCTTACTCTTCTCTATCCGCGCGAGTTATTGGGCGAAGCGGTATTTTCTCGATTCGGCGCCGAATTCCCGATTCGTTTTGATTTCCTAGACACAATGGGCGGTGGAAACCTATCGCTTCAGGTTCACCCGAAAACGCAATTTATCCGTGAGCATTTCGGTATGCAATACACGCAGGACGAGAGCTACTATTTACTCGATGCTGGCGACGATGCCAGTGTATACCTCGGTCTTAAGACTGATACTGACAGGAAGGCCATGATCCGGGAGTTGAAGACGGCTCAGGACGACCGCGTCTCGTTCGGCGCTGAGACATACGTAAATCGCTTTCCGGCCAAAAAGCACGACCATTTCCTCATTCCGGCTGGCACCATCCATTGTTCGGGCAGAAACAGCATGGTTCTTGAGATAAGCGCAACTCCGTATATTTTCACATTCAAGTTGTGGGACTGGGGCCGGCTGGGCCTGGATGGTTTGCCAAGACCGATTCATCTCGAACACGGCTTGGCAAACATCGTTTGGAACCGTGACACGGAATGGGTTGGGAAAAACCTGATCAATCGGATCGAACCTATGGGGGAGGGAACAGGTTGGCGCGAGGAGCGCACGGGGCTCCACGAATTGGAGTTTATTGAAACGCGCAGGCACTGGTTCACGAGTCCGACGCCTCATGATACGTTGGACACAGTTAATGTTCTCAACCTAGTTGAGGGGGAGGAGGCTATCGTCGAAAGCCCGACGGGAGCCTTCGATCCATTCGTCGTTCACTATGCTGAAACTTTCATTGTCCCGGCTGCAGTTGGCAGATATCGAATTTCGCCAATCGGGCGTTCGGACCGAAAGGCCTGTGCAACGATCAAAGCGTTTGTTCGCAACGGGTGGCCTCACGTCCAACCGCTCGCAGAGAGATTGTCAAGGCCGTAA
- a CDS encoding ROK family protein — translation MLALSLDMGGTHIGCGVVRDNELLGSASLDSERARSLESLLPRITEVLRTLLKDSGVTAEGCDGIAIGFPGIVDVRNGRILSTLKKYEDAIDLDLKQWAIEQFGLGLRIENDARMALLGEQYAGAAQGVQDVVMITLGTGIGGAAMMLGKLVRGAHAQAACLGGHMPVNYRGQKCACGNVGCAEAEASGWSLPRIVRETPGFDKSSLASAAQIDFQTLFAAARKGDAVAGAVQQHCLNIWAVNAVALIHAYDPEVVVFGGGVMQSADVILSFVEGHVRTHAWTRWGIPRVCAAMLGGNAALLGAVPLLSENLPTL, via the coding sequence ATGCTCGCTCTCTCCCTTGACATGGGTGGTACACATATTGGCTGTGGAGTCGTCCGGGACAATGAGTTACTGGGTTCAGCATCGCTCGATTCGGAGCGAGCGAGATCGCTCGAATCGCTTCTGCCTCGCATCACGGAGGTGCTCAGAACGCTCTTGAAAGACAGCGGCGTAACTGCGGAGGGGTGTGACGGCATTGCAATCGGGTTCCCGGGAATAGTGGATGTGCGCAACGGCCGCATTCTCTCCACGCTGAAGAAATATGAAGATGCGATTGATCTCGATCTCAAGCAATGGGCAATTGAGCAATTTGGCCTTGGTCTTCGGATCGAGAACGATGCTCGGATGGCCCTGCTTGGCGAACAATATGCGGGGGCAGCTCAAGGCGTGCAGGATGTCGTTATGATCACGCTCGGCACCGGAATCGGCGGCGCCGCAATGATGCTGGGAAAATTGGTGCGCGGCGCCCATGCCCAAGCCGCATGCCTCGGAGGCCACATGCCGGTCAACTATCGGGGGCAGAAATGCGCGTGCGGCAACGTTGGGTGCGCGGAAGCGGAAGCGTCAGGCTGGTCATTACCACGGATAGTGCGGGAGACACCGGGATTCGACAAATCCAGCCTTGCCAGCGCAGCGCAGATCGATTTTCAGACGCTTTTCGCCGCCGCTCGAAAGGGAGATGCAGTCGCCGGCGCAGTCCAGCAGCATTGTTTGAACATTTGGGCGGTTAACGCGGTTGCGCTCATCCACGCCTACGACCCGGAGGTGGTCGTATTCGGAGGAGGCGTCATGCAAAGCGCTGATGTCATTCTGTCATTCGTCGAGGGACATGTGAGAACGCACGCATGGACGAGGTGGGGAATACCTCGGGTGTGTGCGGCAATGCTGGGCGGAAACGCTGCGTTGCTGGGAGCAGTTCCGCTGCTATCGGAAAATCTTCCGACCCTGTAG
- a CDS encoding L-rhamnose/proton symporter RhaT: MSSTSCGIATLIIAGVTNASFTMPMKYARRWAWENTWLVWTVFALVVLPLAAALVTIPNLWMVYRSASPNIILQICGFGAGWGVAQVFFGVAVDMIGITLAFSIVLGTSAAVGSLIPMVSLHRESLNSTAGYAVFGSIALILLGVMLCAAAGRMRERSNAQSTSSQKRISRGLLLAILCGLCASLMNFGVAFGTPLVEVARSFGASELNAINAVWFPLMLAGAVPNVVYCAWLMKRNRSGSKYRVGRSHWALAAMMAVLWFGSTLLYGLAASQLGAWGPILGWPLFMSLIVITATILGMFTGEWRDGGALPIRIQWTGVTVLVLAIFILAGSTRYLR; the protein is encoded by the coding sequence ATGAGCAGTACGTCGTGCGGGATCGCAACCCTCATCATTGCCGGTGTTACAAACGCCAGCTTCACGATGCCGATGAAGTACGCCCGCAGATGGGCTTGGGAGAACACTTGGCTCGTCTGGACAGTTTTCGCGCTCGTGGTTCTGCCTCTTGCCGCCGCGCTCGTAACCATCCCGAATCTGTGGATGGTTTACCGCTCCGCGTCGCCGAACATAATCCTTCAAATCTGTGGATTCGGTGCGGGCTGGGGAGTAGCGCAGGTATTTTTCGGAGTCGCCGTGGATATGATCGGGATTACACTCGCATTTTCTATCGTCTTAGGAACATCTGCGGCGGTGGGCAGCCTGATCCCGATGGTGTCTCTGCATCGAGAATCCCTCAACAGCACAGCGGGGTATGCGGTGTTTGGTTCAATTGCGCTCATCCTGTTGGGCGTGATGCTCTGTGCCGCGGCCGGAAGGATGCGAGAGAGATCGAACGCCCAGTCTACTTCCTCTCAAAAACGGATCTCGCGAGGGCTGCTGCTTGCTATTCTGTGTGGTCTTTGCGCATCGCTCATGAATTTCGGGGTCGCTTTTGGGACACCGTTGGTTGAAGTAGCTCGCTCTTTTGGCGCAAGCGAACTCAACGCGATCAACGCGGTTTGGTTTCCGCTGATGCTTGCCGGTGCAGTTCCGAATGTTGTGTATTGTGCATGGCTGATGAAACGGAATCGTTCCGGATCTAAGTACCGAGTGGGGCGTTCACATTGGGCACTGGCGGCGATGATGGCCGTCCTCTGGTTTGGAAGCACCCTGCTTTATGGACTGGCAGCGAGCCAACTAGGAGCCTGGGGTCCGATCCTTGGATGGCCTTTATTCATGTCACTGATCGTGATCACCGCGACTATATTGGGCATGTTCACGGGCGAGTGGAGAGATGGCGGGGCGCTCCCTATCCGCATCCAGTGGACCGGTGTGACAGTGCTCGTGCTAGCGATTTTTATCCTGGCTGGTTCAACCCGTTATTTGCGCTGA